A stretch of DNA from Thermus antranikianii DSM 12462:
GACTTCGCCGCCGTGGGGGCCTACTTCATGGATTTCGGCGAGGTCACCGATGAGGAAGTGGAGGGCCTTTTGCTACAATGGTCGGCATGAAGCCCGTGGTCAAGCAGGGGGCCAGCGTGGAGGCCCGTCCCGTGGAGCGGGGGGAGAAGGCCTTTATCCAGGTGCTCATCGGCCCTGAGGATGGAGCCCCCCACTTCATCACCCGCAAGTTCACCATCCTACCGGGGGGAAGGATTCCCAAGCACAAGCACCCCAGCATTGAGCACGAGCAATACGTGCTCTCTGGGCGCATGAAGATCTACCTGGGCGACGAGGTGAGGGAGGTGGCGGCTGGGCAGGCGGTCTATATTCCCCCGGACACGCCCCATGCCTATGTGAACGAGGGGGATGAGCCGGTGGAGTTCCTCTGCGTCATCCCCAAGACCAACGCCTACGCCACCGAGTGGCTGGAGGACTAGGGTTCCTGGGGTCCCCGCCGGGGCTAAGCACCCCAGCGGGGTTAGCGGGTTTTTTAGGCGCGGACCTCCTGCCGCTGGAAGGCCACGTAGGCCAGGGTGAAGAGGAGGATCACCGAGGCCATGAGCCCGGTGAGCTGGGGCCAGATCAGGAGGAGGCTTTGGGAGAGGGGAAGGGGGGTTCCCAGCACCGCTCCTTCCAGCTGGGTGATGAGGATGGGACCCAAGGAGCGCACTGCCGGATTTAAGACAGCGGTGAGGA
This window harbors:
- a CDS encoding cupin domain-containing protein, yielding MVGMKPVVKQGASVEARPVERGEKAFIQVLIGPEDGAPHFITRKFTILPGGRIPKHKHPSIEHEQYVLSGRMKIYLGDEVREVAAGQAVYIPPDTPHAYVNEGDEPVEFLCVIPKTNAYATEWLED